Proteins from a single region of Thermotoga maritima MSB8:
- a CDS encoding S1 RNA-binding domain-containing protein — protein MEPFEFNDEILSQYEPEEFRRGQIVKGVVIGKEDDGVVVDFGGKSEGFVPENELIKSLDEYKVGENLTLQILNLNYEERSILSERRPVLRKTLEELRKDYEEKKPVKARIVSQTKGGYNVLLKGVVSAFLPGSHSLLRRNDPMPEKEIEVIILEMAQTRRGPRIVVSRRALQDKKIEEFFSEKKVGDIVEGTVKGISNAGVEVEISEGVRGFIPRSELSYDTRISPEDIVKPGQNITAKIIELDKVKKNVILSLKKLMPDPWEKVEEKYPVGKVVSGEVTSIHPFGFFVRLEPGVEGLVPRSEVFWGNARKSLEEVVSVGDLVKLKLSM, from the coding sequence ATGGAACCATTTGAATTCAACGATGAAATCCTCAGCCAGTACGAACCTGAGGAGTTCAGAAGAGGACAGATTGTAAAAGGTGTGGTTATCGGCAAGGAAGACGATGGTGTGGTGGTGGACTTCGGGGGAAAAAGCGAGGGATTCGTACCGGAGAACGAACTGATCAAATCCTTAGATGAGTACAAAGTGGGTGAGAATCTCACCCTTCAAATACTGAATCTGAACTACGAAGAGAGATCTATTCTCTCGGAGAGGAGACCAGTTCTTCGAAAAACGCTTGAAGAGTTGAGAAAAGATTACGAAGAAAAGAAACCTGTGAAAGCCCGCATCGTTTCGCAGACGAAAGGAGGATACAACGTTTTACTGAAAGGAGTAGTCTCTGCTTTTCTTCCAGGATCACACTCCCTCCTCAGAAGGAACGATCCCATGCCTGAAAAAGAAATAGAAGTCATCATTTTGGAAATGGCTCAGACGAGACGGGGACCAAGAATCGTTGTTTCGCGAAGAGCTCTCCAGGATAAGAAGATCGAGGAGTTCTTCTCAGAGAAGAAAGTGGGAGACATCGTAGAAGGTACCGTGAAAGGGATCAGTAACGCAGGTGTCGAAGTTGAAATTTCAGAGGGAGTGAGGGGATTCATTCCCAGGAGCGAACTCAGCTACGACACCAGAATATCTCCTGAAGACATAGTGAAACCCGGCCAGAACATAACAGCGAAGATAATCGAACTGGACAAGGTGAAAAAGAATGTCATCCTGAGTTTGAAGAAACTCATGCCCGATCCGTGGGAAAAAGTGGAAGAGAAGTATCCGGTTGGAAAAGTGGTGAGTGGAGAAGTGACTTCGATTCATCCGTTCGGATTTTTTGTGAGACTGGAGCCCGGCGTGGAAGGACTTGTGCCAAGGTCTGAAGTCTTCTGGGGGAACGCAAGAAAAAGTCTTGAAGAAGTGGTGAGTGTTGGAGATCTGGTGAAGTTGAAGTTATCAATGTAG
- a CDS encoding S1 RNA-binding domain-containing protein yields MSYRKAKGDPWENIEDRYNVNNVVTGKVTGIIKQGAFVELEEGVEGFVPVSEISWKRIDEPGEILKIGEKVKVKILKIDKENRKITLSIKRTQENPWERALKELKPDSIVSGTIKKIVNSGVVVEVEEYDVEGFVPNNHLLSEPETGKALNLVVLRIDPDEVFGGRMILSEKRYEERKNIEEYKKMVEKESSQKSIGDLLKKNGE; encoded by the coding sequence TTGAGCTACAGAAAGGCAAAGGGAGATCCATGGGAAAACATCGAAGACAGGTACAATGTCAACAACGTGGTGACAGGAAAGGTGACGGGAATCATAAAACAGGGAGCTTTTGTCGAGTTAGAAGAAGGTGTTGAAGGATTCGTTCCCGTCTCTGAAATTTCATGGAAAAGAATTGATGAACCTGGAGAAATTCTAAAGATCGGCGAAAAGGTGAAAGTGAAGATCTTGAAGATAGACAAAGAGAACAGAAAGATCACTCTCAGCATAAAAAGAACACAGGAAAATCCCTGGGAACGTGCTCTCAAAGAGTTGAAACCAGATTCCATCGTGAGTGGAACCATAAAGAAGATCGTGAACTCGGGAGTGGTAGTGGAAGTCGAAGAGTACGATGTGGAGGGTTTCGTGCCGAACAACCATCTTCTCAGCGAGCCTGAAACGGGAAAAGCTTTAAACCTCGTCGTTCTTAGAATAGATCCCGACGAGGTGTTCGGTGGAAGAATGATACTGAGCGAAAAGCGGTATGAAGAAAGGAAAAACATAGAGGAGTACAAAAAAATGGTGGAGAAGGAGAGCTCTCAGAAATCCATTGGAGACCTTCTCAAAAAGAATGGAGAGTGA
- the der gene encoding ribosome biogenesis GTPase Der, whose product MATVLIVGRPNVGKSTLFNKLVKKKKAIVEDEEGVTRDPVQDTVEWYGKTFKLVDTCGVFDNPQDIISQKMKEVTLNMIREADLVLFVVDGKRGITKEDESLADFLRKSTVDTILVANKAENLREFEREVKPELYSLGFGEPIPVSAEHNINLDTLLETIIKKLEEKGLDLESKPEITDAIKVAIVGRPNVGKSTLFNAILNKERALVSPIPGTTRDPVDDEVFIDGRKYVFVDTAGLRRKSRVEPRTVEKYSNYRVVDSIEKADVVVIVLDATQGITRQDQRIAGLVERRGRASVVVFNKWDLVEHREKRYDEFTKLFREKLYFIDYSPLIFTSADKGWNIDRVIDAINLAYASYTTKVPSSAINSALQKVLAFTNLPRGLKIFFGLQVDIKPPTFLFFVNSIEKVKNPQKIFLRKLIRDYVFPFEGSPIFLKFKRSR is encoded by the coding sequence ATGGCGACGGTTCTGATAGTTGGTAGACCAAACGTTGGAAAGTCTACTCTGTTCAACAAGCTGGTAAAGAAGAAAAAGGCTATTGTCGAAGACGAAGAAGGGGTCACCCGTGACCCCGTTCAAGATACTGTAGAGTGGTACGGGAAAACCTTTAAACTCGTGGACACCTGTGGAGTCTTCGACAATCCACAGGACATCATTTCCCAAAAGATGAAGGAAGTTACCCTGAACATGATCAGAGAAGCTGATCTCGTTCTGTTCGTTGTCGATGGAAAAAGAGGAATTACAAAAGAAGACGAATCGCTTGCCGATTTTCTCAGGAAATCCACCGTTGATACTATCCTTGTGGCGAACAAAGCGGAAAATCTCAGAGAGTTCGAAAGAGAAGTGAAGCCGGAGCTTTACAGTTTAGGATTTGGAGAACCAATACCCGTTTCTGCAGAGCACAACATAAATCTCGATACTCTCCTGGAGACGATCATCAAAAAGCTCGAAGAAAAAGGGCTGGATTTAGAATCAAAGCCCGAAATCACCGACGCAATAAAAGTTGCCATCGTTGGCCGACCGAACGTGGGAAAATCCACACTCTTCAACGCTATATTGAACAAAGAACGAGCTCTTGTGTCACCGATACCTGGAACAACGAGGGATCCCGTTGACGACGAAGTGTTTATAGACGGAAGAAAATACGTATTCGTTGACACGGCTGGTTTGAGGAGAAAATCCAGGGTCGAACCCAGGACTGTTGAAAAATACAGCAACTACAGGGTTGTGGACAGCATAGAAAAAGCGGACGTTGTTGTGATAGTTCTTGATGCAACTCAGGGTATCACAAGACAGGACCAGAGAATAGCCGGCCTTGTGGAAAGACGAGGGAGAGCCAGCGTCGTTGTTTTCAACAAATGGGATCTCGTTGAACACCGTGAAAAAAGGTACGACGAATTCACCAAATTATTCAGAGAGAAGCTCTATTTCATCGATTACAGTCCGCTTATCTTTACCTCCGCTGACAAAGGCTGGAACATAGACAGAGTGATAGACGCTATCAATTTAGCGTACGCTTCTTACACAACGAAAGTGCCGTCCAGTGCCATTAATTCGGCTCTTCAGAAAGTGCTCGCGTTCACGAATCTCCCTCGTGGTCTCAAGATCTTTTTCGGTCTTCAGGTGGACATAAAACCGCCTACTTTTCTCTTCTTTGTGAACAGCATAGAAAAGGTAAAAAATCCACAAAAGATTTTCCTCAGAAAACTGATCAGGGACTACGTTTTTCCGTTCGAGGGATCTCCTATATTCTTGAAGTTCAAGAGGAGCAGGTGA
- the plsY gene encoding glycerol-3-phosphate 1-O-acyltransferase PlsY, whose product MGWWLFPILGYFIGSIPFSYLIPKWLKGIDVRKVGSGNVGATNAIRTTGPAVGGICLLLDALKGFFPVFITITFSGDSKIVSLTAIATVLGHDFPIFMKFKGGKGVASTLGIIFCLSWPTGLVFTLTWLVIVMLTKYASLGSLVALYVSALLGYLLKGYDTGMLFLILAVLSTLRHSENIQRLLNGTERKVNLFKR is encoded by the coding sequence GTGGGCTGGTGGCTTTTCCCGATTCTCGGTTACTTCATAGGCTCGATTCCTTTCAGTTACTTGATCCCGAAGTGGCTGAAGGGTATTGATGTGAGAAAAGTGGGGAGTGGCAACGTTGGAGCGACGAATGCTATAAGAACCACAGGTCCTGCCGTTGGAGGGATTTGTCTTCTTCTGGATGCTTTGAAGGGATTTTTCCCTGTGTTCATTACCATTACTTTCTCAGGAGATTCGAAGATCGTATCACTCACGGCGATCGCGACTGTCCTCGGACACGATTTTCCGATTTTCATGAAGTTCAAAGGTGGAAAAGGAGTCGCTTCCACCCTTGGAATCATTTTCTGTCTTTCGTGGCCTACGGGACTAGTGTTCACACTGACCTGGCTTGTCATCGTAATGCTGACTAAATACGCTTCGCTTGGATCTCTTGTAGCTCTTTACGTTTCTGCTCTTCTGGGATATCTGCTCAAGGGCTACGATACGGGAATGCTGTTTCTCATTCTCGCGGTTCTTTCCACTCTCAGACACTCCGAAAACATCCAGCGTCTCCTGAACGGTACAGAAAGGAAGGTAAACCTCTTCAAGAGGTGA